A stretch of the Gimesia sp. genome encodes the following:
- a CDS encoding ATP-dependent endonuclease, whose translation MRILVVVEGTHDIEFLTRISTLLHAEQPALPDLAAMEGSGELIFLPIGGYPRAWIRRLAPLQLAEFHLYDGESPPETEQREEMVAQINRRPRCSAVLTRKRSLENYLHPRAIEAVANISPEFGDQDCVASEVAQRVFDSRHDDYCWERLDRRPRVKLRNRAKHWLNTSAVEEMTVSLLQERDPDGEIISWLETIGQLAETA comes from the coding sequence GTGCGTATCCTGGTCGTCGTCGAAGGGACGCACGACATCGAATTCCTGACACGCATCTCGACGCTACTCCATGCCGAGCAGCCCGCACTCCCTGATCTGGCAGCCATGGAGGGCAGCGGGGAACTCATCTTTCTCCCGATCGGCGGTTATCCCCGGGCCTGGATCAGGCGGCTGGCCCCACTTCAACTCGCAGAATTCCATCTTTATGACGGGGAGAGCCCCCCTGAAACAGAGCAGCGGGAGGAAATGGTTGCCCAGATCAACCGCCGTCCCCGTTGCAGTGCCGTGCTGACACGGAAAAGGAGCCTGGAAAACTACCTGCATCCCCGTGCCATAGAGGCCGTTGCCAACATCTCACCTGAATTCGGGGACCAAGATTGCGTGGCGTCGGAAGTGGCACAGCGGGTCTTTGATAGCCGTCATGACGACTATTGCTGGGAACGCCTCGATCGTCGACCGCGGGTCAAGCTCAGGAATCGGGCCAAGCACTGGCTCAATACCAGCGCCGTCGAGGAGATGACGGTCTCCCTGCTGCAGGAACGTGATCCGGACGGGGAAATCATCTCCTGGCTGGAAACGATCGGCCAACTGGCTGAAACCGCTTAA